In a genomic window of Microbacterium amylolyticum:
- a CDS encoding MFS transporter: MTSSVRATRRARIAVSALFLTNGAIFASLVPRYPEIKAALELSNTVYGILIALNPVGAMLAGVLAAALIRLFGSARVAVFTSVGLGVGILGAALSPSIALLAMSFLFAGAMDAITDVAQNAHGLRVQRRSGRTIINSLHAIWSAGAVTGGAIAAGAIAIGLPLGVHIAITSGLFAGVALLCLRWLLPGPDQESSSAPGAPSGGADDVEAPRSSLVARIVARGAIGRGLIVGALVLVAIGGGMVEDIAFSWAALYIGGLGASAAVAASGFIGLVAAQFIGRLVSDRLTDLFGARAVTLTAGLMIAGGIGLAIAVPTVPGAIIGFALAGFGSAPTIPLAMQEADRIPGLREGTGLTIVTWLMRVAFLLSPPVIGAIADAASLRAGLGVTVAGGVLVIVLSWVLPRKRDTPSSAAEN, encoded by the coding sequence ATGACATCCTCTGTGCGCGCGACGCGGCGCGCGCGAATCGCCGTCTCGGCCCTGTTCCTGACCAACGGCGCGATCTTCGCCAGCCTCGTGCCGCGGTACCCCGAGATCAAGGCGGCTCTGGAGCTCAGCAACACCGTCTACGGCATTCTCATCGCCCTGAATCCCGTGGGTGCGATGCTCGCGGGTGTTCTGGCGGCGGCGCTGATTCGCCTGTTCGGATCGGCGCGCGTTGCGGTGTTCACCAGTGTGGGACTGGGGGTCGGCATCCTGGGCGCCGCTCTCTCGCCATCGATCGCACTTCTGGCGATGTCGTTTCTGTTCGCGGGCGCGATGGATGCGATCACCGATGTGGCACAGAACGCCCACGGTCTGCGCGTCCAGCGCCGCTCGGGGCGCACGATCATCAATTCGCTGCACGCCATCTGGTCGGCGGGAGCCGTCACGGGCGGCGCCATTGCGGCGGGGGCGATTGCCATCGGGCTGCCGCTCGGCGTGCACATTGCGATCACCTCCGGTCTCTTCGCGGGCGTCGCGCTGCTGTGTCTGCGGTGGCTCCTTCCCGGCCCCGATCAGGAGTCCTCCTCTGCTCCCGGGGCGCCGTCTGGAGGGGCGGACGATGTCGAGGCGCCGCGCAGCTCGCTCGTCGCGCGCATCGTCGCGCGGGGCGCGATCGGGAGGGGGCTCATCGTTGGCGCTCTTGTGCTGGTTGCCATCGGCGGCGGGATGGTGGAGGACATCGCGTTCTCGTGGGCGGCCCTGTATATCGGCGGCCTCGGGGCTTCTGCCGCGGTGGCGGCAAGTGGGTTCATCGGCCTCGTCGCGGCGCAGTTCATTGGCCGCCTCGTCAGCGATCGCCTGACGGATCTCTTCGGAGCGCGCGCCGTGACGCTCACCGCGGGGCTCATGATCGCGGGTGGCATCGGGCTGGCAATCGCGGTTCCCACCGTGCCGGGGGCGATTATCGGATTCGCGCTGGCCGGTTTCGGAAGCGCGCCAACGATTCCGCTTGCGATGCAGGAGGCGGATCGGATCCCCGGGCTGCGCGAGGGCACGGGGCTGACGATCGTGACCTGGCTGATGCGCGTGGCCTTCTTGCTGTCGCCGCCGGTGATCGGGGCGATCGCCGATGCGGCCTCTCTTCGCGCGGGACTCGGTGTGACGGTGGCGGGTGGCGTTCTCGTGATCGTGCTCTCGTGGGTGCTCCCACGTAAGCGGGATACGCCGTCGTCCGCGGCGGAAAACTGA